The proteins below come from a single Mesobacillus jeotgali genomic window:
- a CDS encoding DUF3231 family protein: MEDKTKIRLTAAEMSSMWTQYINDTVSVCVLSYFMNNVDDKKVKEIVEIAIGSSQKNISMMKEIFDREDFPYPLGFTKKDVNVHAPRLFSDTFVMMYLRHMSILGMAANSAAIGLGTRQDVISLHKSVLKSAVGLQDMTRELMLEQGTYIRPPFISVPDKVDFVEKQKFLSGIKSRRRALTSVEITHLFINIQTNQIGKALIMGFLQVAQDKEVKAYLQRGKKIAQKHVDMFSDILKNNDIPAPMFWDAAVTDSTTQVFSDKLIIFHISAMIAAGIGNYGAAMAASPRKDIGMKYASLIPEIALYAEDGANIMIQNSWLEEPPMADDRDQLSGMN, from the coding sequence ATGGAGGATAAGACAAAAATCCGACTGACTGCGGCAGAAATGTCCAGTATGTGGACGCAATATATAAACGATACAGTCTCAGTTTGTGTATTAAGCTATTTTATGAACAACGTAGACGACAAAAAGGTTAAAGAAATCGTTGAGATTGCTATTGGTTCATCACAAAAAAACATTTCTATGATGAAAGAAATCTTCGATCGAGAAGATTTTCCGTACCCTTTGGGTTTTACTAAGAAAGATGTGAATGTACATGCACCGCGGCTTTTCTCCGATACATTTGTAATGATGTATTTGAGGCATATGTCGATACTCGGAATGGCGGCAAATAGTGCAGCAATTGGCCTTGGGACTCGCCAAGACGTGATTTCCCTACATAAAAGTGTACTGAAGTCTGCGGTCGGGCTGCAAGATATGACGAGGGAGTTAATGCTGGAACAAGGGACTTATATCAGGCCGCCTTTTATTTCAGTGCCAGATAAGGTTGACTTTGTAGAGAAACAAAAATTCCTATCCGGAATCAAAAGCAGGAGACGTGCACTCACCTCAGTTGAAATCACTCATTTATTTATAAATATACAAACCAACCAAATAGGGAAAGCGTTAATCATGGGATTCTTACAAGTGGCGCAGGACAAAGAGGTCAAGGCATATTTGCAGAGAGGGAAGAAAATCGCTCAAAAACATGTCGACATGTTTAGTGACATTCTCAAGAACAATGATATTCCTGCACCAATGTTTTGGGATGCTGCTGTAACAGATAGTACAACTCAGGTTTTTTCAGATAAACTTATCATATTTCATATTTCAGCGATGATTGCTGCAGGAATTGGGAACTATGGAGCAGCCATGGCTGCAAGTCCTCGCAAAGATATAGGGATGAAATATGCTTCGTTGATTCCTGAGATAGCCCTGTATGCAGAGGATGGGGCAAATATCATGATCCAAAACTCTTGGCTGGAGGAACCGCCAATGGCTGACGATCGGGACCAGCTGTCCGGAATGAATTAA
- a CDS encoding sensor domain-containing diguanylate cyclase, with protein sequence MSKLGAIFLLIIAAVIISLTANLIRFHVSAFLNQLIFSVSSLILIELSVYLYGSNHLYWSILLFIMTAGYSFKLVGGILAAIFSMLLVYLQTEGAALVLLPVYLLIGTTAGYISQYLLNKKRDHHRWLNMLMEQSKHLQVFREVSTTMQRTLQQDLLLKVILTSVTAGHGLGFNRAMIFLASNEAKSLKGIVGVGPMDVKKGYEVWEKISEDRLKLSDLIEHNFDSNFTDSELNALLHSLEIPINDQNVFGIALSSQKPVIVKNIQKEDASQVLIFDLFQTEEFAVIPLINQGKNIGILLIDNIVNKRPITLMDTENILPLANQAAIALDHANLYEQIEEMALRDGLTGLLNQRAFQTILNEHFPFEGKGVAPLSLIILDIDFFKVFNDKNGHLLGNEVLMKLARVIVDSLRPGDFSFRFGGEEFVVLLSGTNLIQAEIIAETIRINVEKTTFPGEKTQPNGTLTVSVGTACTDHPDIKSKNELIEAADQALYKAKNAGKNTVVSFKEFVSIE encoded by the coding sequence GTGAGCAAGCTGGGTGCTATTTTTTTATTAATCATTGCAGCTGTCATCATATCACTGACAGCCAATTTAATCAGATTCCATGTAAGCGCTTTTCTGAATCAATTGATCTTCTCTGTCTCTTCATTGATCCTTATTGAGCTCTCTGTTTACCTTTATGGCAGTAATCATTTATATTGGAGTATCTTATTATTTATCATGACAGCCGGTTATTCCTTTAAATTAGTCGGTGGTATTTTAGCAGCCATTTTCAGCATGCTTCTCGTTTATTTACAAACAGAAGGAGCTGCTTTGGTTCTTCTGCCGGTATATTTGCTAATCGGTACGACCGCCGGTTATATCTCACAGTATTTACTGAATAAGAAAAGAGATCACCATCGCTGGCTAAATATGCTTATGGAGCAATCAAAGCATTTACAAGTCTTTCGTGAAGTGAGTACAACGATGCAGCGCACCCTGCAGCAGGATTTACTTTTAAAAGTAATCCTGACGTCTGTTACCGCCGGACACGGCCTTGGTTTTAACAGAGCGATGATTTTCCTTGCTTCCAATGAGGCCAAGTCGCTTAAAGGAATCGTGGGTGTTGGCCCTATGGATGTGAAGAAAGGCTATGAAGTTTGGGAAAAGATTTCAGAAGACAGGCTAAAACTCAGCGATTTAATTGAGCATAATTTTGACAGCAATTTTACCGATTCGGAATTGAATGCTCTTTTGCATTCTTTGGAAATCCCAATTAATGACCAAAATGTCTTCGGAATAGCGCTATCGAGCCAAAAACCAGTTATAGTAAAAAACATCCAGAAAGAGGACGCATCACAAGTTTTAATTTTTGACTTGTTTCAAACTGAAGAGTTTGCAGTGATTCCGCTGATCAACCAGGGGAAGAATATTGGCATCCTTCTTATTGATAATATTGTAAACAAAAGGCCTATTACATTGATGGATACTGAAAATATCCTTCCTCTTGCGAATCAGGCGGCTATTGCGCTTGATCATGCCAATCTTTATGAGCAGATCGAGGAAATGGCTTTGCGGGACGGGTTGACCGGTCTTCTTAACCAGCGGGCGTTCCAGACAATTCTTAATGAACACTTTCCATTTGAAGGAAAAGGGGTCGCTCCCCTCTCGCTAATCATATTGGATATCGACTTCTTTAAAGTCTTCAATGATAAAAACGGTCACTTGCTTGGAAATGAAGTTTTGATGAAGCTGGCGAGGGTGATTGTAGATTCTTTAAGACCAGGTGATTTTTCCTTCCGTTTTGGCGGAGAGGAATTTGTTGTCCTTCTATCTGGAACCAATTTGATACAAGCTGAAATAATTGCTGAAACAATTCGCATTAATGTTGAAAAGACAACCTTTCCTGGGGAAAAAACTCAGCCCAATGGCACTTTAACTGTGAGTGTTGGAACAGCTTGTACAGACCATCCTGACATTAAAAGTAAAAATGAGTTAATTGAAGCAGCAGATCAGGCCCTTTATAAAGCCAAAAATGCAGGCAAAAATACAGTAGTTTCTTTTAAGGAGTTCGTGAGCATTGAATGA
- a CDS encoding AbrB family transcriptional regulator, producing the protein MKKSLHYNSFITSFLIALAGGLVFSFLSIPVPWLLGSMSAILIANRFKGISLHWPRALRDTALILIGYSIGLSFTRSSVENMAENLPSMLFMTVVLVVSAAVISKVISLISGVDYPTVLTGSIPGGLSQMIIFAEEMKGINITTVTFLQVSRLLMIVFVVPFIIFGPVFKISHTNTGLAGSAQFDIEPIMALVFLIVCILGVLIGKKLRLPTPFLLGPILGTGFLTYAGFTGPTLPSSVMDASQLMIGGYIGMLLKPEKLERKSLTITLALFSGFLLVMESLVLSFFLSDALNINIVTSFLSLAPGGMDQMGIIAHEVNADLSIVSGFQLFRLFFIYFAVPPILRWYFKRKINRNEDSL; encoded by the coding sequence TTGAAAAAGAGCTTACATTATAATTCATTTATAACATCATTTTTGATAGCTTTGGCTGGCGGCCTGGTGTTTTCATTCCTATCCATTCCAGTCCCCTGGCTCCTCGGGTCAATGTCGGCAATTTTGATCGCTAATCGCTTTAAGGGAATTTCATTACATTGGCCTCGAGCATTAAGAGATACAGCATTAATTCTGATCGGGTACTCTATCGGCCTTTCGTTTACACGCTCATCTGTTGAGAATATGGCCGAAAACCTTCCGTCAATGCTCTTCATGACAGTGGTTCTCGTGGTGTCTGCTGCTGTGATATCCAAAGTGATTTCACTGATATCTGGAGTAGACTATCCTACTGTATTGACCGGGAGCATTCCAGGTGGATTGTCACAAATGATTATTTTTGCAGAAGAAATGAAGGGAATCAATATTACAACGGTTACCTTCCTTCAGGTCTCCAGATTATTGATGATTGTTTTCGTCGTACCTTTTATCATATTCGGTCCAGTTTTCAAGATTAGTCATACGAACACAGGATTGGCTGGTTCAGCCCAATTCGATATTGAACCAATAATGGCTTTAGTATTTTTGATAGTGTGCATCCTTGGAGTATTGATCGGTAAAAAGCTCCGCCTGCCTACTCCATTTTTACTTGGCCCCATATTAGGCACAGGTTTCTTGACTTATGCTGGCTTTACCGGTCCAACACTGCCATCCTCCGTGATGGATGCATCACAGCTTATGATAGGCGGATATATTGGCATGCTTTTAAAACCGGAGAAATTAGAGAGGAAATCGTTAACGATTACCCTTGCATTGTTTAGCGGGTTCCTGCTTGTCATGGAATCTCTGGTGTTAAGTTTCTTTTTATCAGACGCTTTAAACATCAATATCGTTACAAGTTTTCTCAGTTTGGCTCCGGGTGGAATGGATCAGATGGGTATCATTGCACATGAGGTTAATGCTGATTTATCCATTGTTTCGGGATTTCAGCTTTTCAGGCTATTCTTTATCTATTTTGCAGTACCTCCGATATTAAGATGGTATTTCAAACGAAAAATAAACAGGAATGAGGATTCTCTTTGA
- a CDS encoding pyridoxamine 5'-phosphate oxidase family protein — protein sequence MSHAITSFEELRTLFGEPSELAKRKVISLVDEHCRNYISQSPFLVLSTSDENGCTDASPRGDAPGFVLVLDKNRIVIPERPGNKRMDSLKNILSNERVGLLFLIPGMLETLRVNGKASLTREPELLDRMKAGGKEPLLGIVVEVEECYIQCGKALKRSGLWNPDRWADPSTLPKGAEILAAHSKMPEGSEAAIKLRLEEGYKNRLY from the coding sequence ATGAGTCACGCAATTACTAGCTTTGAAGAATTAAGAACATTATTTGGAGAGCCAAGCGAGTTGGCCAAACGGAAGGTTATTTCATTGGTAGATGAACATTGCCGCAATTACATATCCCAATCACCATTCCTCGTTTTATCCACCTCTGACGAAAATGGCTGCACAGACGCTTCTCCAAGGGGGGATGCGCCTGGTTTTGTGCTTGTTCTGGACAAAAACCGGATTGTGATTCCTGAGAGACCCGGCAATAAGAGAATGGATTCATTGAAAAATATCTTATCGAATGAGAGGGTAGGACTATTATTTTTAATTCCGGGGATGCTTGAGACATTAAGAGTAAACGGAAAGGCCAGCTTGACAAGAGAACCAGAGCTTCTGGACAGAATGAAAGCCGGCGGAAAAGAACCCTTGCTTGGAATCGTAGTTGAAGTTGAAGAATGCTATATACAATGCGGAAAGGCATTGAAGCGGTCAGGCTTATGGAATCCTGACAGATGGGCTGACCCATCCACATTACCAAAAGGTGCTGAAATACTGGCAGCACACTCTAAAATGCCTGAAGGATCAGAAGCTGCTATAAAGCTGAGATTGGAAGAAGGATATAAGAATAGGCTTTATTGA